The genomic region GCTGGGAGTTTTAGCCTCCGGGCGTGGGTCTAACCTGCAATCCATCATGGATGCCTGTCGGCAAGGGGCCATACCGGCGGAGGTAGTAGTAGTGATCAGTGATAAAGCAACTGCTCTGGCCCTGGAACGGGCCAGGGCAGCCGGTATCGCGGCCCATTTTGTGGACATAAAATCCTTTCCGGATAAAGCGGCTTATGAGCAAGTTATTGTTGATATTTTAAAGGAGCATCGGGTACAACTGGTTTGCCTGGCGGGCTATATGCGGTTAGTGGGACCCACCCTGCTGAAGGCCTACCACAACCAAATAATGAATATCCACCCGGCTTTGTTGCCGTCCTTTCCGGGACGGCATGGCCAGCTGGATGCCCTAAATTATGGTGTAAAAATTTCTGGTTGTACCGTGCATTTTGTTGATGAAGGCATGGATACCGGACCAATTATCCTGCAAGCAGCCGTGCCGGTACTGGACGATGATACCGAAGACACCCTGGCGGCCAGAATCCTGGAACAGGAACACCGGTTGTATCCCCAGGCCATTAAACTTTTTGCCGAAGGACGGTTGCAGTTACAGGGACGCCGGGTAATGATCAAAAAGGCGTCTGCAATAGGGAATGATTGATTAAAGGTTTGATTTTAACAGAAAGAGGGCGTGGTTATGATGAAAGTTAAACGCGCTTTAATTAGTGTTTCAGATAAATCCGGCCTGGTGGAATTTGCCCGTCGGCTGGCAGCGCTGGGCGTAGAGATTGTTTCCACCGGGGGTACGGCCAAAACCCTGCGGGAGGCCGGTGTGCCGGTTACTTATATTTCAAATGTTACCGGCTTTCCAGAGATTCTGGACGGCCGGGTCAAAACCTTGCATCCTAAAGTGCACGGCGGTATTCTGGCCCTGCGCACCGAAGAGCATCTAAGCCAACTAAAGGAACACAATATCACCCCCATTGATTTAGTGGTGGTTAACCTGTATCCCTTCCGGCAAACCGTTGCCAAACCGGATGTCACCCTGGCCGAGGCCATTGAAAACATTGATATTGGTGGTCCTACCATGGTGCGGGCGGCGGCCAAGAACCATGCCTATGTGGGTATTGTAGTAAACCCGGCCCGTTATGAGCAGGTTATTGCGGCTCTGGAGCAGGAGGGGGAACTGTCTGATGCCCTCCGGCTGGAGTTGGCCCGGGAAGCCTTTGCCCATACCGCCGGTTATGATACAGCCATTGCTGATTATTTAGCCGGGGTTACCGGTAACACAGGTGAATTTGCTGCTCAGTTCAACATTTCCCTGGAGAAGGCCCAGGACCTGCGTTACGGTGAAAACCCTCACCAGAAAGCAGCTTTTTATAAGGATCCCACTGTTACCGGGGCCTGTATTGCCAACGCAGTGCAATTGCATGGTAAGGAACTTTCCTACAATAATATTTTGGATGCCAACAGTGCATTGGAGTTAGTGCGGGAATTTAATACTCCCACTGTGGTAATTATCAAGCATAACAACCCCTGCGGCACGGCCACCGCTAACTCCCTGGTGGAGGCCTATCAAAAGGCTCTGGCCGCTGATCCGGTTTCTGCCTTTGGCGGCATTGTGGCC from Desulfotomaculum nigrificans DSM 574 harbors:
- the purN gene encoding phosphoribosylglycinamide formyltransferase, which encodes MEKLRLGVLASGRGSNLQSIMDACRQGAIPAEVVVVISDKATALALERARAAGIAAHFVDIKSFPDKAAYEQVIVDILKEHRVQLVCLAGYMRLVGPTLLKAYHNQIMNIHPALLPSFPGRHGQLDALNYGVKISGCTVHFVDEGMDTGPIILQAAVPVLDDDTEDTLAARILEQEHRLYPQAIKLFAEGRLQLQGRRVMIKKASAIGND
- the purH gene encoding bifunctional phosphoribosylaminoimidazolecarboxamide formyltransferase/IMP cyclohydrolase → MKVKRALISVSDKSGLVEFARRLAALGVEIVSTGGTAKTLREAGVPVTYISNVTGFPEILDGRVKTLHPKVHGGILALRTEEHLSQLKEHNITPIDLVVVNLYPFRQTVAKPDVTLAEAIENIDIGGPTMVRAAAKNHAYVGIVVNPARYEQVIAALEQEGELSDALRLELAREAFAHTAGYDTAIADYLAGVTGNTGEFAAQFNISLEKAQDLRYGENPHQKAAFYKDPTVTGACIANAVQLHGKELSYNNILDANSALELVREFNTPTVVIIKHNNPCGTATANSLVEAYQKALAADPVSAFGGIVALNRTLDAAVASEMAKIFLEAVIAPDFTDEALEILTKKANLRILKTGDLTHQTRDVLEVRKVNGGLLVQQADRVVLNPDQLKVVTEKQPSPDEIQELIFAMTVVKHVKSNAIVISKNGQIIGVGAGQMNRVGAARIALEQAGEKAKGAVMASDAFFPFRDTIDEAARAGITAVIQPGGSIRDEESIQACNEHGMAMVFTGMRHFKH